AGTGGTGAAACATGCAATAGAATGGACCATATGATCTGTAGCCCCTGTGTCTATGACCCAATCAGTGGCACAAAAGACATCCCTATCAACTACTTTAGCAGAAAAGATTGAATGCTTCAAGGAAGGGGAAAAATGAAGCAAAGGATTGATACCTGACATGGTGTCAACAAAGGTAGATTGAGTATAGTCTGAAGATGTCATAGATGTGGAAGGCACACCAGTTGCAGCATGCGAACCAGTAGCTCCAGAAAGCATGCTAGAGACAGCAGCACTTGTACTAACACTTGCAACATGGTGATTAGCACCTTGACCAGTCCCAGAATTGAATAGAGCAAGTAATTGTTCACACTGTGCCTTAGAAATAGGACACTGAACAGATGCATTAGAAGGAACCTCAACAGCTTGACCTTGAGGATATGAAACTTGGTTAGCATTGGAATTAGGCTTCCCTTTGTGCTTGTAACCTGGTGGATACCCGTGGAGCTTGTAACACTTGTCCATAGTATGTCCAAGCATGTTACAATGGGTACACAAAGGTCTTTCCTTCTTGAAACCACCTTTATTGCCTGAATATCCCCTGGTATTGGCATACATTGCCACTGAATCAGGCTTAGGTGTGAAGGTAGAGCCATGGCCAATGCCTTTGTGAGATTCTTCTTGGAGAACCAGAGCATATACCTTGCTCATTGAAGGAAATGGTTCAAGCATGAGAATGTGACTCCTCACTGTCTCGAAATTCTCACTGAGTCCCATCAAGAACCTCATCACATAGGATTTCTCATGTGCAATGCTCAGAGTTTTCATTGCTCCACAAGAGCAGGCTGGTAAAGGTTCATAATGAATCAATTGATCCCAAAGCTTCTTGAATTTAGAATAGTACTCAGTCACTGATAATTGCCCCTGAGTTATCTGTGAAATCTCTTGCTGAAGATTATAAACCTTTGGTCCATTTCCTTGTGAAAACACACGCTGTAACTCCAGCCACATCTCCCTTGCAGTCTCACAGTACATGATGCCACTTGAAACATCATCATGCATAGAGTTGATCAACCAAGAAAGCACCATTGTGTTACAACTTTCCCAATCTTCATACAAAGGAGAATCATCTTCAGGCTTTACAATCTTGCCATTCACGAATCCTATTTTTTTCTTGGCAGTCAATGCTAGAACCATAGCCCTAGACCAAGATTGATAGTTCCTCATCCCCAAGAGTGGTTGAGTGACTAAGATATTTCCAGGATTCTCACTTGCACTAAGGAAAAACCGATTGGGAGAATTGATTTCTGTGTTAGACTGAGGAGCTTGGTGTGTGGATTGATTGTGTGTAGGATCAGAGTCACTTCCTTCAACAGAGGCCATTGATGATTTTCACGAAGCTTGAATGAAACTTCTAATGAAATTGGAAATGGAATCGAAAGACAAGATTCAATATCAACAGAGATGAATTAAGATCTTGCAAAATCAGAATTCAAGGAAAACTCTTGAAGTATTCTCTGTTTGGCAAACAAGAAAAGTTTGTAACAAGAAGCGAAGCTAGCACATGCtagggctctgataccatgtaaaGAAACAGAGAAACTAAATAGAATAGAGAGAATTTCATTGATTGAAGAATGAATTACAATGAAATGAATTGAATTAATAAACATCTACACATTACTCTGTTTATATACACAGAGAAATAACTAACTCAACTATTGGCGCCAAAATcagttatttgaattttctggtgGCTGTACACGTGGCAAGCCTAAGTAACTAACTCCTAGATTTGTGGAACTAACTTCTTCAATGATCCTGGATGAAGAACTCATGATGTGGCATGGACTCAATCATTTCCAAGATTGCTGAGTTGATCTTGTCCTTTGATGCTAGCTTGGTAGTCTGATCAGTGCGTACCTCATCAGCAAATGCTGCACTGACTGCTGGTCTTGTGGCTGAGCTAGTGCTTCCTTCATCAGTCCCAGCTACACTACTAGCTAGCTGTGTGGCTTGAGATATGCAACACTTCTTTGCATTCTTAATATGTTACTACCATATCCATTGTTTGTTGCAATACTTTGGAGCTAACTTCAGTCAATGTCAACCCTTCTTTGAGATACGGAAATAGTGGCATGCAAGTCAGGTTCGGGCAAAAACTAATTTCTAATTCCGAAAGATGAGGAAATGATGGTATTAACAAATGGTCTGGTTGAGTGTTATCATCCATCCTCCACCATCCTTTCACATTGGGGCAATCCCATAATGTGAGAGTAATTAAGGATGGGAAAAATAATGTTTTCGAGGAAGACAACGATGAAGTAAAGGATAGACTATTAGTGTCTTCTGATATGTATTCAAGCTCTCCCATATCTACAAGACTGAGAGACTTGAGAAAAGGGAGTTGATATAATGGTGGGAGGTGGTGGCATTTGTGAGTATGCCAAAATTCCAAATTGACAAGATTAGTGAGCGAAGAGATCCAACTTGGAATTGTCACACCCATATAAGACCATAACTCCAATGCTTTAAGATTTGGATGTGGTTGGAGCCATTTCAATGCTATTTCATCATAACATGTGGTTTCTCCATTCCGTAATCGATCCCACCGTAAAATCAATTGTTGAAGATGTTGTTTCTCCTTCATATTTGCAGCTTGACATTCCAACATGTCCTCTTTTTCATGTCCTAGATATCCAATCCATAAGCGTCCTCCCAAATTGCTCAACTCTTTCAATTCACTTAGCCCACAACTAGACCTAGCTCTAGAACCTACCTTACTCACAACAAACTGTGGtagtatctcaagagaagttaATTGTCCTAGTCCATGGGGCATATGAGTCAATTTTAAACAATTAGTAACATCTAGATGCCTAAGATTGACCAATTTTTTAGTGTCCATGGGTAATTCCCTAAGAGATCCACAATTATTGAGTTTTAAGGTCTGCAAATTCTGTAGCCTAGTAATGGAATTAGGGAGAATTTTAATATCACGATTTTCAGATACATCAAGATATCTTAAATGTTTCAACTCTCCGATTGAACTTGGCAATGCATGTAGTCGTAAATTGCTTAAATCCAATGTGCGCAAATACTTAAGATTTGAAACAAGTGCATCACAAGTTAAATTACCCAAATTTCCCCCTACACTAGATGCAAGAATTGTTCGCATCTTCCTTCCATTAAGCATGGTGATTGGATCCATAAGATTAAATGATAGATGACGAACTTTTTCACCAATGTTTTCCCCACTTGAATTTAATGCAACACTTTCCATCCCAGACACCAAAGTTGCAAGATCATGCATGAGATTATGCATTTTGCACCATATAACATTTCCATGTTCATCTTTTCCTATATCTTGGAAAAATGACCTCCAAAGTAACACCATAAAGTACCCTCTACCAACATCCTCCACACGTTGCTTTGGATCTGATAATTTAATAAAACCTTGTGCTACCCAAAGATCAATTAGTGTCTTTACTTGAATCTTGTAATCTTTGGGAAATAAACTACAATAAGCAAAGCATTGCTTTAAGTATGGGGGTAGATGATCATAACTCAACTTAAGTGTTGATGAGATATCATTTTCTTCTTGAGCGATTTTTGAGagttcataatttttaaaagatcGCCACTCATTTTCTGAAGTCTTGGAGCGTAGTAAGCTTGCTATTGTTCTTATAACAAGAGGTACCCCAGCACAATTATTCATAATCTCCTCTCCTAGGCTTACAAGGGCTTGGttctctggttcttggccttgtTCAAATgctatttttacaaataaactCCAAGCCTTTTTTTTAGTTAGGCCTTTTAGAGGATAACATGAAGTTGTGCCTATTATCATTGCTACCTTTTCAGAGCGTGTAGTTACTATTATCTTACTTCCCCTTGCACCAACCATTAACAAATTTTTCAAGAGAAACCATTTATTATTATCCTCGTTCCACACATCATCCAAGACaagcaaatatttttttccattaagtTTTTCTCGAAGTTGTGTTTGCAAGATTTCAAGGCTTTCTTTAAGCTtctcatcaatcaaatgttctAAAATTGCTTTAACAATTTGTTTTACATCAAAGTTACTAGAGACACAAATCCAAAGTTTCAACTCATAAGTTTTATTAACAATCTTATCATTGTATATGAGTTGAGCTAGTGTGGTCTTACCTAACCCAGCCATTCCAACTATCGAAATAATTGAAACATTTTCTACAACATTATTATCCAAAAGACATTCTACAATTGCATTTTTGTCATCTTCTCTCCCAACAACTTCTTCTTCTGGCACAAAAGAATAAGTTTCTCTTTCCCTATTAATCATTTGAGGCTCAATGGGGCTTTCCATAAAGTGGAACTTGGTCCTATCATCTGCAATGCCATTTAATTTCTCCCTAATGGCCCTGATTTTATGACCCATCTTAGGACTAAAAACAAGCTGGTTTGAACTTGAGTAGAAAATACATACCTCCTTTGTCATCACATCTCCAACCATCACTTTGTGCCGCAAAACTTCAGTGGAGAAGTCATCTAACAAGTCATCTGCATCATGAATGACATCTTTGAGCTTTCTAAGCCAGTCTTTGATCTCATGGTTATGAGAACTCCGCTTTTCTGCATCTAGAATCACAGCTTGGATGGTGGAAACCGTATTCGTTAGATTTTCAAGCTCAGCTTTGACACCCAAGGACAACTGAATCTCTTGGAGAGTTAAAGAAGTCAGCACTCCAAGGACTCTGCCTGCATGTTCGAATAAAACTCCTTCagccatttctttttttcttttttccggAATACTAGATGGATTTGTTTGTGGAATACTGAAAATGATGACTGATGAGAGGTAGGCGCACTGTTACAATGGTTAcaattgtttctaaaaatatgaGGACGTCGTGAACCAATGGCTGCTAGCTAGATATCAGTCGTCATCGAGTTACTggttaaaaattttcaagaagattttatttcaaaaaatatatattttatatctaaaatattaaaattcttaaagAGCTCACATCAAttggtacaatttttttttttttttttttgtctattttagtataagaatctattttttatattttacacaattatttttcaaaataatctaCTTTGATGCTATTTTACACAAGTTTGACTAAATTAATTTGGGTGATTTTGGAGATAAATGTGCAAAAAATGATATCTTATGTTATTTTGCATTCAATTATATGAGTGCtctaatattttttctatttaaataattaattaacaaataaattataatacaaGTTTGATCCCACTTTAGCcgtgaaaaaatattatttgatcCTATGTACTTTTGGAAGTGGAAGAGTATTATTATCTCTTTTAAAGAGAtgaatatacatacatacatatatatatatatatatatataaagaagttaAAAATGCATTTGTTGTGACCTTGTCAAATTTACGGTAGAAATTTGACTTTTTTGAGTGTTGAGAAATTCAATTAATCGAATTTTGGATGAGATTAAGCAAAAgtacattttttaatatattgttaagagtTGCACCACCCGATATTTAAGACATTTGTGAATGTTAAGAGATTTTTTCTAATTGTTTTCTAACAATTATAATACTTTATTTGTGACTTTTTGTGGtctatatatattgtttaaacTCTcaggtttcagttagctcaaaaaaaaaaaaaaaaactctctaaaaaaaaactgGTAAAGTCCgtttaaaaaaatctcattgtaaatattttatgtCAGAGGTTGAAGTTGTatcgtattaaaaaaaaattaaaattaaagaaaaaaacactctCATTGTAAATATTAGATGGAAGATTTATTTTCATAAACACTAAAAACCACGTGGGTATCTCCATAATTACTATTTGTGGAATGTAATATAATTGGTTGTATCATAAGGACAAATTTTCAATATCTTGTTAGCAATCCAACAATTTCATTTTGCctttaatcattaaaaaaaatcttattataaatattagatGGTAGATTGATTTCtcttattaaattcaaaaatttcagaaacaCTAAAAATCATGTGGGTATCTCTAAAATTGTTGTTGTAGAACTAAATAAGCTTGATTGtagcaagaagaaaaaattttagtaacTCAATAGCAATTCTTGTGAGGGGACAATCCGTACATCTAATGTGCTCAATTTCTCGTTGAATTTACGTAGTTCTGGGTATTCAAATTTTCTACATATCCAGACAATCCATAcctataatgtacacaattttacGTTGAATTTACACAAATCCATACATTCAACGTATCTGCAGAgttcatattttatgtaaatcTAAACAATACATACATATCATGTATACAATTTCCtgttgaatttacgcaattcaggatattaaaattttctttaaatccAAATAATCTGTACATCTATTGTACACAATTTCCAATTGGATTTACGCAATACTGTGCATTCAACTTGTCCGCAAAGTTCAGTTTTTTTGTAAATCTAGAAAATCCGCACATATAATGCATAAAATTTCCCGTTGAATTTGCGCAATTCTTGATATTCAATCTTTTTACAAATGCAGACAATtcgtacatctaatgtacacaatttcccttCAGATTAACGcaattctaaaaattcattttctaCAAATCCAGACAATCCGttcatataatgtacacaatttacCGTTGACTTTACGCAATTcttgatattcaatttttctgcaaattcaAACAATCTGTACATCTAACGTACacaatttcccgttgaatttacacaattctGTACATTTAATGTATCCGCAGAATTTAGATTTTCTGTAAATTCAAACAAtccgtacatataatgtacacaatttcttgttgaatttacataattttggaTATATAAATTACCTGCATATCCAAACAATCcttacatctaatgtacacaatttgcTGTTGGATTTACGCAATTCTGTGCATTCAACCTATCCATAGAATTTAGGTATTCCGtaaattcaaacaatttgtAAATATACTATACAAAATTTCTTGTTGAAGTTACGTAATTCTGGATATTCAACTTTTTTGGAAATCCAGACAATCCATACATCTAATGTACTCAATTTCTCATTGGATTTACGCAATTCTGTACATTCAACGTATCCACGGAATTCAGATTTTCTACAAAACCAAACAATCCATACATATAATGAACACAATTTCCCGTAGAATTTTTGCAATTtaggatattcaatttttctgcaaattcaATACAATCCGTACATCTAATTTACACAATTTCCCGTTGGATTTACGCAATTCTGTACATTCAACGTATCTGTAGAGTTCAATCCTTCTGTGAATCTAGACAATttgtacatataatgtacaaaATTTCCCCTTGGTTTTACACAATTCAGGAAATTCAAATGTACATGATTGCCCGTTAGATTTATGCAATTCTGTACATTCGACATATCTgcaaagttcaatttttttgtaaaatctaACAATCCATACATGTAACGTACAAAATTTCCCCTAGAATTTATGCAATTCAGGATATTCAAATTTTCAGCAAATCTAGACAATCCGTACATCTAATATACATAATTGTCCATTGGATTTACACAATCTTGTACATTCAACATATCTATAgagtacaatttttttgtagatCCTGACAATTCGTACATATAATCTACACAACTTCAcgttgaatttaaacaattctGGATATTCAAATTATTTGCAAATCCAGAGCATCCGTATAACTACTGTACACAATTGTCTGTTGGATTTTCGCAATTTTGTACATTCATCGTATTCGCAGAGTTCAGTTTTTTTGTAAatcaaaacaatgcatacatctaatgtacaaaatttcccattgaatttacgcaattctaGAAATTCAATCTTTTTGCAAAT
This genomic stretch from Quercus robur chromosome 4, dhQueRobu3.1, whole genome shotgun sequence harbors:
- the LOC126722151 gene encoding putative disease resistance protein RGA3, yielding MAEGVLFEHAGRVLGVLTSLTLQEIQLSLGVKAELENLTNTVSTIQAVILDAEKRSSHNHEIKDWLRKLKDVIHDADDLLDDFSTEVLRHKVMVGDVMTKEVCIFYSSSNQLVFSPKMGHKIRAIREKLNGIADDRTKFHFMESPIEPQMINRERETYSFVPEEEVVGREDDKNAIVECLLDNNVVENVSIISIVGMAGLGKTTLAQLIYNDKIVNKTYELKLWICVSSNFDVKQIVKAILEHLIDEKLKESLEILQTQLREKLNGKKYLLVLDDVWNEDNNKWFLLKNLLMVGARGSKIIVTTRSEKVAMIIGTTSCYPLKGLTKKKAWSLFVKIAFEQGQEPENQALVSLGEEIMNNCAGVPLVIRTIASLLRSKTSENEWRSFKNYELSKIAQEENDISSTLKLSYDHLPPYLKQCFAYCSLFPKDYKIQVKTLIDLWVAQGFIKLSDPKQRVEDVGRGYFMVLLWRSFFQDIGKDEHGNVIWCKMHNLMHDLATLVSGMESVALNSSGENIGEKVRHLSFNLMDPITMLNGRKMRTILASSVGGNLGNLTCDALVSNLKYLRTLDLSNLRLHALPSSIGELKHLRYLDVSENRDIKILPNSITRLQNLQTLKLNNCGSLRELPMDTKKLVNLRHLDVTNCLKLTHMPHGLGQLTSLEILPQFVVSKVGSRARSSCGLSELKELSNLGGRLWIGYLGHEKEDMLECQAANMKEKQHLQQLILRWDRLRNGETTCYDEIALKWLQPHPNLKALELWSYMGVTIPSWISSLTNLVNLEFWHTHKCHHLPPLYQLPFLKSLSLVDMGELEYISEDTNSLSFTSSLSSSKTLFFPSLITLTLWDCPNVKGWWRMDDNTQPDHLLIPSFPHLSELEISFCPNLTCMPLFPYLKEGLTLTELASSVAGTDEGSTSSATRPAVSAAFADEVRTDQTTKLASKDKINSAILEMIESMPHHEFFIQDH